A genomic stretch from Salvelinus sp. IW2-2015 unplaced genomic scaffold, ASM291031v2 Un_scaffold7739, whole genome shotgun sequence includes:
- the LOC112079366 gene encoding LOW QUALITY PROTEIN: nucleoporin SEH1-like (The sequence of the model RefSeq protein was modified relative to this genomic sequence to represent the inferred CDS: inserted 2 bases in 2 codons) has product MFVARSIAADHKDLIHDVSYDFHGRRMATCSSDQSVKVKKKSESGEWHCTASWKASSGSVWRVTWXHPEFGQVLASCSFDRTAAVWEEIVGESNDKQRGXSHWIKRTTLVDSRTSVTDVKFAPKHMGLMLTTCSADGVARIYEAPDVMNLSQWSLQHEISCKLSCSCISWNPSRSASLSP; this is encoded by the exons ATGTTTGTGGCTCGTAGCATTGCAGCAGATCACAAAGATCTAATCCACGATGTTTCCTACGATTTTCACGGCCGGAGAATGGCAACTTGTTCAAGTGACCAAAGTGTCAAGGTAAAAAAAa AAAGTGAAAGTGGGGAGTGGCACTGCACTGCCAGCTGGAAGGCAAGT AGCGGGTCAGTATGGAGGGTGACCT GCCACCCTGAGTTTGGACAGGTGCTGGCCTCCTGCTCCTTTGACCGAACAGCCGCTGTGTGGGAAGAGATAGTTGGGGAATCTAACGACAAACAGAGGG AGAGCCACTGG ATAAAGAGGACGACTCTGGTGGACAGCAGGACGTCGGTGACGGACGTGAAGTTCGCTCCTAAACACATGGGTCTGATGCTGACSACVTGCTCAGCAGACGGSGTGGCGAGGATCTACGAGGCTCCYGACGTGATGAACCTCAgccagtggtccctgcagcacGAGATCTCCTGTAAACTCAGCTGCTCCTGTATCTCCTGGAACCCCTCCAGGTCAGCTTCACTGAGTCCATAG